One stretch of Streptomyces agglomeratus DNA includes these proteins:
- a CDS encoding D-2-hydroxyacid dehydrogenase has product MSKETLLVLDADPPPRLDRLTGRARILHGDESTLARQLPLADVLLVWDFTSDAVRRAWPGDGPRPRWVHTASAGVDHLMCPELIASDTVVTNARGIFDLPIAEYVSGLVIAMAKDLPGTLELQRQRRWRHRETLRVAGSRAVVVGSGPIGREIARLLKALGVVTALVGRTARPGVHGAHELTPLLSRADWVVCAAPLTDATRGMFDAAAFAAMPASARFINVGRGPLVVEDALVAALRNGRIAGAALDVFGEEPLPPRSPLWDVPGLIVSPHMSGDTVGWRDELGAQFVGLYEIWAAGDPLPNVVDKKRGYVPMHD; this is encoded by the coding sequence ATGTCCAAGGAGACCCTTCTCGTCCTCGACGCCGACCCGCCGCCCCGCCTGGACCGGCTGACCGGACGCGCCCGCATCCTGCACGGTGACGAGTCGACGCTCGCCCGTCAACTGCCCCTCGCGGACGTACTGCTGGTGTGGGACTTCACCTCCGACGCGGTACGCCGCGCCTGGCCCGGTGACGGGCCCCGGCCGCGCTGGGTGCACACCGCCAGCGCCGGTGTCGACCACCTCATGTGCCCGGAGCTGATCGCGTCCGACACGGTGGTGACCAACGCCCGGGGGATCTTCGACCTGCCGATCGCCGAGTACGTGTCGGGCCTGGTCATCGCCATGGCCAAGGACCTTCCCGGCACCCTGGAGCTCCAGCGGCAGCGACGCTGGCGCCACCGCGAGACCCTGCGGGTGGCGGGCAGCAGGGCGGTGGTCGTGGGCTCGGGGCCGATCGGGCGGGAGATCGCCCGGCTGCTGAAGGCCCTGGGCGTCGTCACGGCGCTCGTCGGCCGGACCGCGCGCCCCGGCGTGCACGGCGCGCACGAGCTGACGCCGTTGCTCTCACGCGCCGACTGGGTGGTGTGCGCGGCGCCGCTGACGGACGCGACGCGCGGGATGTTCGACGCGGCGGCCTTCGCGGCGATGCCGGCCTCGGCGCGCTTCATCAACGTGGGGCGCGGCCCGCTCGTCGTGGAGGACGCTCTCGTGGCAGCCCTGCGGAACGGGCGGATCGCGGGCGCGGCGCTCGATGTGTTCGGCGAGGAGCCGCTGCCGCCGCGGAGCCCGCTGTGGGACGTGCCCGGCCTGATCGTGTCCCCGCACATGAGTGGCGACACGGTCGGCTGGCGCGACGAACTGGGCGCGCAGTTCGTCGGACTGTACGAGATCTGGGCGGCCGGAGACCCGCTGCCGAACGTGGTGGACAAGAAACGTGGGTACGTCCCCATGCATGACTGA
- a CDS encoding decarboxylase, with protein MDISFLGGPRPQRGVGVVAPFDFALDRELWRWVPDEISLHLTRTPFVPVEVSLDLARLVSEHETLREAVRALCAVAPEVIAYACTSGSFVAGVAGERAMCEAMTQAGDLPSVTTSGALLDALAGMGVRRIALVTPYTESVTSSLEEYLAQAGIAVTGRAFLGLTRHIWKVPYRDVVDMARQAVVGAADCLFISCTNLPTYDVIPQLEAELRMPVLSANQVTMWGALRRIGACAVGPYQRLLIDEAARARAREESQQQRHEG; from the coding sequence TTGGACATCTCCTTCCTCGGCGGACCAAGGCCACAGCGCGGCGTAGGCGTCGTGGCCCCCTTCGACTTCGCGCTCGACCGGGAACTCTGGCGCTGGGTTCCGGACGAGATCTCGCTGCACCTCACCCGCACCCCCTTCGTTCCCGTCGAGGTCAGCCTCGATCTCGCCCGGCTCGTCAGCGAGCACGAGACGCTGCGTGAAGCGGTGCGGGCGCTGTGCGCGGTGGCGCCGGAAGTGATCGCGTACGCCTGTACGTCGGGGAGCTTCGTGGCGGGCGTGGCCGGGGAGCGGGCCATGTGCGAGGCGATGACGCAGGCCGGGGACCTGCCGTCGGTGACGACGTCCGGCGCGCTGCTCGACGCCCTCGCCGGGATGGGGGTGCGGCGGATCGCGCTGGTCACCCCGTACACCGAATCCGTCACCAGTTCGCTGGAGGAATATCTCGCCCAGGCCGGGATAGCGGTCACGGGACGCGCTTTCCTCGGACTGACCAGGCACATCTGGAAAGTCCCCTACCGGGATGTGGTCGACATGGCGAGACAGGCGGTGGTGGGGGCGGCGGACTGCCTCTTCATCAGCTGTACGAACCTGCCGACGTACGACGTGATCCCGCAGCTGGAGGCCGAACTGCGCATGCCCGTGCTGTCCGCGAACCAGGTCACGATGTGGGGCGCGCTGCGGCGGATCGGGGCGTGCGCGGTGGGCCCGTACCAGCGGCTGCTGATCGACGAGGCCGCGCGGGCGCGAGCGCGAGAAGAGTCCCAGCAACAGCGACACGAGGGGTAA